The following coding sequences are from one Culex quinquefasciatus strain JHB chromosome 1, VPISU_Cqui_1.0_pri_paternal, whole genome shotgun sequence window:
- the LOC6033708 gene encoding phosphatidylinositol 3-kinase catalytic subunit type 3, with amino-acid sequence MDSSFHYVHSCDIFQKIQVKIGTLEGEQQVPSYEKLLEKPLLKFSGLNSEKCAPLKVSVQIFDDEKPVALPVTSSYKSFTSRWSWNEWITLPILFSDLSRRSVLTVTIYDCAGNQGDEIVVGGTTISLFDKTGVFRQGLYDLRLWPDVVADGSFHSKTPGKSNDYCNNQMQRLAKLAKKHRNGQIEKVDWLDRLTFREVELINEKEKRNSNCMYLMVEFPEVLAADQTCSVIYYEPDGDRKYSFVQKPKLVTVPDSEILQENLVERKHHRLSRSARSGLSDRDAKPTANVRDLLHSIVYRYSSTSPLSSEEQDLVWKYRFYLSNQKKALAKFLKCINWETSTEVRQALALLAKWAPMDVEDALELLNSSFSHPTVRRYAISRLDQAPDEDLLLYLLQLVQALKYEHFDEIFKSYKLMSEKDMMKSFDENSAENNFEVFSNSDESSSLYQEDKLPSNASGGDESGTENVASVSETRDPSVPFNLATFLIHRACKNSTLANYLYWYLSIECEEETVRKQDERVREMYVTVLKNFLRHLSTGNTALKVIHHNLKEQQRFIDNLVKLIKIVAKEPGNRKKKTEKFQLLLSDTDALKANFTKFEPLPFPLDPNIRIRGIIPEKVTLFKSALMPSKLTFLTTESTEYVAIFKHGDDLRQDQLILQIITLMDKLLQKENLDLKLTPYRVLATSSKHGFMQYIESITVADVLNTEGSILNFFRKHHPCESGPYGIVADVMDTYIKSCAGYCVITYLLGVGDRHLDNLLLTSTGKLFHIDFGYILGRDPKPMPPPMKLSKEMVEAMGGLNSEHYQEFRKLCYTAFLHLRRHANVMLNLFGLMVDASIPDIALEPDKAVKKVEDNLRLDLSDEEAVQHLQNLLDISITAVMPALVEQIHKLAQYWRK; translated from the coding sequence ATGGACTCATCGTTTCACTATGTCCACAGTtgcgatattttccaaaaaatacaagTTAAAATCGGAACGCTGGAGGGCGAGCAGCAGGTTCCATCGTACGAGAAGCTGCTCGAGAAGCCGTTGCTGAAATTTTCCGGCCTCAACTCGGAAAAGTGCGCCCCGCTCAAGGTGAGCGTTCAGATCTTCGACGACGAGAAACCCGTGGCCCTTCCGGTGACCTCGTCCTACAAGAGCTTCACGAGCCGCTGGAGCTGGAACGAATGGATCACGCTGCCGATCCTGTTCAGCGACTTGTCCCGGCGGTCGGTGCTGACCGTGACGATCTACGATTGTGCGGGGAACCAGGGCGACGAGATTGTGGTGGGAGGGACGACGATTTCTTTGTTCGACAAAACTGGGGTGTTTCGCCAGGGGCTGTACGATTTGAGGCTGTGGCCGGATGTGGTTGCGGATGGGAGCTTCCACTCGAAGACTCCGGGAAAGAGCAATGATTATTGCAACAATCAGATGCAACGGTTGGCCAAACTGGCGAAGAAGCATCGCAATGGCCAGATCGAGAAGGTGGACTGGCTGGATCGACTGACGTTCCGGGAGGTGGAGCTGATCAATGAGAAGGAAAAACGAAACTCCAACTGCATGTACTTGATGGTGGAATTCCCGGAAGTGCTGGCGGCAGACCAGACCTGTTCGGTGATCTACTACGAACCGGACGGGGACAGGAAGTATTCGTTCGTTCAGAAGCCAAAGTTGGTGACGGTTCCGGATTCGGAAATTCTGCAAGAAAACCTGGTCGAGCGAAAGCACCATCGCCTTTCACGTTCGGCCCGTTCCGGCTTATCGGATCGTGATGCCAAGCCCACGGCCAACGTGCGCGACCTGCTACATTCCATTGTGTACCGATACTCGTCGACTTCTCCGCTAAGCAGCGAGGAGCAGGATCTGGTGTGGAAGTATCGGTTCTATCTGAGCAACCAGAAGAAGGCTTTggccaaatttttgaaatgcatCAACTGGGAAACCAGCACCGAGGTACGCCAGGCGCTTGCCTTGCTGGCCAAGTGGGCCCCGATGGATGTGGAAGATGCTTTGGAGCTGCTGAATTCGTCTTTCAGCCACCCGACCGTACGACGCTACGCTATTTCACGTCTCGACCAGGCACCGGACGAAGATTTGTTGCTGTATCTTCTGCAGTTGGTCCAAGCGCTCAAGTACGAACACTTTGACGAAATCTTCAAATCCTACAAACTCATGTCCGAGAAAGATATGATGAAATCGTTCGACGAAAACTCGGCGGAAAACAACTTTGAAGTTTTCTCAAATTCCGACGAGAGCTCGTCCCTCTACCAGGAAGACAAACTCCCGTCGAACGCATCCGGCGGCGATGAAAGTGGCACTGAAAATGTTGCTTCCGTCAGTGAAACGAGAGATCCATCGGTTCCGTTCAACCTGGCCACGTTTCTGATTCATCGTGCGTGCAAAAATTCCACCCTGGCAAACTATCTGTACTGGTATCTGTCGATCGAGTGCGAAGAAGAAACCGTCCGCAAGCAGGACGAACGCGTCCGAGAGATGTACGTTACGGTTCTGAAGAACTTTCTGCGTCACCTGTCGACTGGAAACACCGCGCTCAAGGTGATTCACCACAATTTGAAGGAACAGCAACGATTCATCGACAACCTGGTCAAGCTGATCAAGATCGTCGCCAAAGAACCGGGCAATCGAAAGAAAAAGACCGAAAAGTTCCAGCTTCTGCTTTCGGATACGGACGCGCTGAAGGCCAATTTTACCAAGTTTGAACCGCTACCGTTTCCGCTGGACCCAAACATTCGCATCCGTGGCATCATTCCGGAGAAAGTCACACTGTTCAAAAGTGCGCTGATGCCGTCCAAGCTTACATTTCTCACCACGGAGTCCACCGAGTACGTGGCGATCTTCAAGCATGGCGACGATCTGCGACAGGATCAGCTTATTCTACAGATTATTACGCTGATGGACAAACTTCTACAAAAAGAAAACCTCGATCTGAAGCTGACCCCGTATCGCGTGCTGGCCACCAGTTCCAAGCATGGCTTCATGCAGTACATCGAATCAATCACCGTTGCGGACGTCCTCAACACCGAAGGCAGCATCCTGAACTTCTTCCGCAAGCATCACCCCTGCGAATCCGGTCCATACGGAATAGTGGCCGATGTCATGGACACGTACATCAAGAGCTGCGCCGGCTATTGCGTGATAACGTACTTGCTAGGCGTTGGCGATCGGCACTTGGACAACCTGCTGCTCACAAGCACCGGCAAGCTGTTCCACATCGATTTCGGGTACATTCTCGGTCGAGACCCCAAACCGATGCCGCCGCCGATGAAGCTCAGCAAGGAGATGGTGGAAGCGATGGGGGGACTCAACTCGGAACACTACCAGGAGTTCCGCAAGCTGTGCTACACGGCGTTCCTGCATCTGCGACGCCACGCCAACGTGATGCTGAACCTGTTTGGGCTGATGGTGGACGCGTCGATTCCGGATATCGCGCTCGAGCCGGACAAGGCCGTCAAGAAGGTGGAGGACAATCTGCGGCTGGATCTGTCGGACGAGGAAGCGGTGCAGCATTTGCAGAACTTGCTGGACATTTCCATCACGGCTGTTATGCCGGCGTTGGTCGAACAAATTCACAAGTTGGCGCAGTACTGGCGGAAGTAA
- the LOC6033707 gene encoding uncharacterized protein LOC6033707 — protein MQLGRTKASAIVVNVLGEGYHEDLSTHLQTTPFGLVADESTDIAGKKTLALIARTHVWINEDRFEIRDQFYDLIEVVETDADSLYDHVVRSFAEDNIPYTELLKAFAADGANNVTGKNKSLGAHLKRDCESLFQLKCTCHSMALAASYACRNIPSNVEQMCRDVYSYLSASPLRTSRFDEIQVLLDYKPAKMLHPSATRWLSLEAESWTVFLQLSSQSLQFCSGHIFWIARSN, from the exons ATGCAATTAGGGCGAACGAAAGCCTCTGCGATCGTTGTCAACGTTTTGGGAGAAGGTTATCACGAGGATCTCTCTACACACCTTCAGACAACGCCATTCGGCCTGGTTGCAGACGAATCCACTGATATCGCGGGCAAAAAAACACTCGCACTGATAGCCAGAACGCATGTGTGGATTAACGAAGATCGCTTCGAAATTCGAGATCAATTCTACGACCTGATTGAAGTTGTAGAAACAGATGCCGATTCATTGTACGATCACGTTGTGCGAAGTTTTGCGGAGGACAATATCCCCTACACTGAACTTCTGAAAGCGTTTGCTGCAGATGGAGCGAACAATGTGACGGGGAAGAACAAATCACTTGGCGCGCACTTGAAACGGGATTGCGAATCACTGTTTCAACTAAAATGCACGTGTCACAGCATGGCGCTGGCGGCTTCTTACGCATGCAGAAACATCCCCAGCAACGTGGAGCAAATGTGTCGGGACGTTTATTCGTACTTAAGTGCGAGCCCGCTCAGGACGAGTCGATTTGATGAGATTCAAGTATTGTTGGACTACAAGCCGGCAAAAATGCTGCACCCCAGCGCCACTCGTTGGCTATCATTAGAAGCGGAATCTTGGACAG tgtttttacaGCTGTCATCGCAATCCCTTCAATTTTGCTCCGGCCACATTTTTTGGATTGCAAGGAGTAATTAG
- the LOC6033709 gene encoding RPII140-upstream gene protein, whose protein sequence is MFRRIVKFATPGVAVVSAGLFPFAPNQHDQVDHESMQKMYADAPGDRQTGKERLYLMFSVDEFGRVSNEINSIYQAGFLGFLVGACYGGFISSRVAYMNFMERNQATAFKSSFEAKRKLQDQVTLTFAKGAFKWGWRLALFTTSYIGIQTVISVYRGKSSIYEYLVAGGVTGAMYKFNMGLRGMTSGGLVGLSFGGIAGLLSLAILRATGTTMEEVRFWQYKWQDNRDQAIRDSIAKQSAGEADPLLEGHHEKFGTANLDLDKVVAGSEETTKGVEVKVAAVASKPEEPVKK, encoded by the exons ATGTTCCGACGGATAGTGAAGTTCGCAACGCCCGGAGTGGCCGTCGTCTCGGCAGGATTATTCCCCTTCGCGCCCAACCAGCACGACCAGGTGGACCACGAATCGATGCAGAAAATGTACGCCGATGCACCGGGAGATCGGCAAACCGGCAAGGAGCGACTGTACCTCATGTTCAGCGTTGA CGAATTTGGTCGCGTGTCTAACGAGATTAACTCAATTTATCAGGCCGGATTTCTTGGGTTTTTGGTGGGGGCATGTTACGGTGGATTCATCAGCTCTCGGGTGGCCTACATGAACTTTATGGAGCGCAATCAGGCCACGGCATTCAAGAGTAGCTTTGAGGCAAAG CGAAAATTACAAGACCAAGTGACGTTAACGTTTGCCAAAGGCGCCTTCAAGTGGGGCTGGCGGTTGGCACTGTTCACCACGAGTTACAT TGGCATCCAAACCGTCATCTCGGTGTACCGCGGCAAGTCTTCGATCTACGAGTACCTGGTGGCGGGCGGAGTCACCGGGGCGATGTACAAGTTTAACATGGGTCTGCGCGGCATGACGAGCGGTGGCCTGGTGGGGCTGTCCTTTGGTGGCATCGCCGGACTACTCTCACTGGCCATACTGCGCGCCACCGGTACGACCATGGAGGAGGTGCGCTTCTGGCAGTACAAGTGGCAGGACAACCGGGATCAGGCGATTCGGGACTCGATTGCGAAGCAAAGCGCGGGCGAGGCGGACCCGCTGCTGGAGGGACACCACGAGAAGTTTGGCACGGCCAACTTGGACCTGGACAAGGTGGTTGCGGGAAGTGAGGAGACGACTAAGGGGGTGGAGGTGAAGGTGGCGGCGGTTGCAAGTAAACCGGAAGAACCGGTGAAAAAATAG